A stretch of Oncorhynchus gorbuscha isolate QuinsamMale2020 ecotype Even-year linkage group LG24, OgorEven_v1.0, whole genome shotgun sequence DNA encodes these proteins:
- the LOC124013205 gene encoding early growth response protein 4-like: MLNNMDMNSKDSFYPQFENCNGSSLGMENSARKDTQEMFSDAERGTPTQFTHEGAPVTLKTEASNSDFAFNPCEGPKGSYSSSLAYSGSFYVEATQGGPCSTETLLNMITEIVGISTLPISEVQLSTMDSSSFGDAGVQRQSTCSATPPLYSPGQTCPSYPDGQSGGQAQDSASPQVSFGSPAQVRNSTTEPQSEAAPFPVVVKNEFESSCYEWGTFNKSDSYLETGFQSSETFPMSTDFPSDQQVDVKDLLDSFSPMCPNSGMEFKVEGGIKQEQCYSDTCSQSFCSSLYSNYPVPVMDLSTNNLLKPAMFPNMELPPLSNQCDSSCQLTSPALPSTIDSILYSSLLPDSFAQSYTPRAQKAPRVRKSPAASTGPAKEKPFTCPMENCDRRFSRSDELNRHIRIHTGHKPFQCRICLRSFSRSDHLTTHTRTHTGEKPFSCDVCGKRFARSDERKRHGRVHLKQKEKMELKPQVITAWPFTLPDGI; encoded by the exons ATGCTGAATAACATGGATATGAACTCTAAAGATTCCTTCTACCCTCAGTTTGAGAATTGTAACGGTTCTTCCCTGGGGATGGAAAATAGTGCTCGGAAAGATACCCAGGAGATGTTTTCGGACGCAGAGAGAGGAACACCTACCCAGTTTACCCATG AGGGAGCACCTGTAACCCTGAAAACCGAGGCCTCCAACTCAGATTTCGCCTTTAATCCCTGCGAGGGGCCCAAAGGCAGCTACTCCTCCTCCCTCGCCTACTCAGGCAGCTTCTATGTCGAGGCGACTCAGGGGGGGCCGTGCAGCACAGAGACATTGCTCAACATGATCACAGAAATTGTCGGTATTTCTACGTTACCAATCTCCGAAGTTCAACtgagcaccatggacagcagcaGCTTCGGCGACGCCGGCGTCCAGAGGCAATCCACCTGCAGCGCCACCCCGCCCCTGTACTCGCCGGGGCAGACATGTCCCAGCTACCCCGACGGTCAATCCGGCGGCCAAGCTCAAGATTCAGCCTCTCCCCAGGTGAGCTTCGGCTCCCCAGCTCAAGTCCGAAACAGCACCACCGAGCCACAGTCAGAAGCTGCGCCTTTTCCAGTGGTGGTTAAGAATGAGTTCGAGAGCAGCTGTTACGAATGGGGCACGTTCAATAAATCGGACTCCTATTTGGAAACGGGCTTCCAATCATCAGAAACGTTCCCGATGTCCACTGACTTCCCGTCTGACCAACAAGTGGATGTAAAGGACCTTTTGGACTCATTTTCCCCAATGTGTCCAAACTCAGGGATGGAGTTCAAAGTTGAAGGCGGAATCAAGCAGGAGCAGTGCTATTCTGACACCTGCTCTCAGAGTTTCTGCAGTTCTCTTTACTCCAACTACCCAGTGCCAGTCATGGACCTCTCAACCAACAACCTCCTCAAGCCAGCTATGTTTCCCAACATGGAACTTCCGCCATTATCTAATCAGTGCGATTCGTCTTGCCAGCTGACCTCACCAGCTTTACCCAGTACTATAGACTCAATTCTTTACTCCTCCTTATTGCCAGACTCCTTTGCCCAAAGTTACACGCCGCGCGCGCAAAAGGCACCGCGTGTTAGAAAAAGCCCCGCGGCCTCCACCGGGCCTGCCAAAGAGAAACCCTTCACCTGCCCCATGGAGAACTGCGACCGGCGCTTCTCACGCTCGGATGAACTCAACAGGCACATCCGCATCCACACCGGACACAAACCTTTTCAGTGCCGCATCTGTCTGCGCAGTTTCAGCCGTAGCGATCACCTCACCACCCACACCCGGACTCACACGGGAGAGAAGCCGTTCTCCTGCGACGTATGCGGCAAAAGGTTCGCCCGGAGCGACGAGAGGAAAAGGCACGGTCGCGTGCACctgaaacagaaagagaagatgGAGCTGAAGCCACAAGTGATCACCGCGTGGCCATTTACTCTTCCGGATGGAATTTGA